From the genome of Roseivivax sp. THAF197b:
CGGGCGTGGCGCCCGGTGATACCGGCGTGATCCTGTCGACCGGCGATGTGGATGATGTCACCAACTCTCGCGGCTCCTCCAACCAGCGAACGAACACCTCGACCAATACCAGCGGCGAGAACAACAATCCCGATTTCAACGCCGCAGCGGGGGCTGCGACCTATGACGCGGCCTATCTCGACGTGGATCTGATCCCCGAGGGGGATTACCTGACATTCGATTTCGTCTTCCTGTCGGAGGAATTCCCCGAATACGAGACGGGCATCTATCAGGATTTCGTCGGCGTCTGGATCAATGGCGAATTGGTGCCCCTGAGCATCGGCGACGGGGATATCGACCCCAACAACCTCAACTCCCAGTCGAACGCCAACCTCTACATCGACAACACCTCCGACCAGTACAACACGGAGATGGACGGCTTCACCGTCACGATGTCCGTCGTGATCCCGGTCGAGGCCGGAGAGGTGAATTCCCTGCGCATCGGCATCGCCGATGTCAGCGATTCCAATTACGACTCGACGATCATGATCGCTGCAGGCTCTGGCACCACCAAGCTGGTGGCGTTCGACGATGTGGTGCAGCTTGAGCCGGGCGGAAGCCGGACATTCGACGTGCTGGCGAACGATATCGACAGCACCAATGGCGCGCTCTTTGTCACGCATATCAACGGGATCGCCGTGTCTGCGGGCGACAGCGTCACCCTGACGACCGGTCAGGTCATCACGCTGAACGCGGATGGCACCCTGAGCGCCGTGGGCGACACGGACGAAGAAACCGTCAATTTCACCTACCAGATCGAGAACAGCGCGGGCGACAGCGACACCGGCTTCATCACGATCAACCAGGTGCCCTGTTTCGTGGCGGGCACCGTGATCGACACCGAGAACGGACCGCGGCTGGTCGAGGATCTGAAACCCGGTGACATGATCCGCACCGCCGACGAGGGCTACCAGCCTTTGCGCTGGATCGGACAGCGCCAGGTCGAGGCAACCGGCAAACATGCCCCGATCGAGATTGCGGCCAACACCTTCGGCGCGCATCTGCGCCTCCAGGTCTCGCCCTTGCACCGCATCCTCGTTGAAGATGCCCGGGCGGAGCTGATGTTCGGCGAGGCGGCGGTGCTGGTCTCCGCGAAGTACCTCGTCAACGGGGACACTGTCTTCCCGGTCGAGGGCGGCTCGGTGACCTATGTTCACCTGCTTTTTGACCGCCACCAGATCGTCTTCGGCAATGGCCTGCCCTCGGAGAGTTTCCTGCCGGGGTCCATGATCACCTCGATCTTCGAACAGGAGGTCCTGGAGGAGATCTGCGCGCTGTTCCCGGATCTCGATCCCCGCACGGGGAACGGATATGGCGAGGCGGCGCGCCGCATTCTGCGAAATTACGAAGCCAGCGCCCTGTTCGAGCGGGCCGCATGAGCTGGATCGCGCTGTCGGGTCGGGACATCGAATGGACCTGCGAGGACACGTTTGGCGCGACGCCGGCCGACCGCCATGCCTTGCTGACGCGCGGCTCCATGGTGATCGAGACACGGCTTTCCCCCTATGGTCGTCCGCAGACGCTTTTGGGATATGAGCGCCGTCACCCGTGGTCGGGCCGGATTTCCTTGCAGGCAGTGCCCGGTGGCGGCGTCGTGGTCGTGCTGAACCAAGGCACGTCGCATTTTCACACCGTCATCCCGCCCGAAAGCGGTGCGCGCACCGAAACGCTGCGGCTGACACTGTCCTGGGATGCGCCCGCGCGCTGGGGGCGGCTCGTGGTGGAGCGGCCTGAAAGTTCGGGCTTCCGCATGATCGAGACGCCGCCGCCGCCGCCGCTGATGCTCGAAGACATCTTCACGATGATCCACCGCCCGCAGCTCTGCGAGCGGGACGCGGATGTGGTGTTCTTCGCGGTCTCGAACAAGATCGAGCCTGTGGGGCCGCAGCCGACCCTTGCCGCCAATTCGAGGATCACGACCGAAACCGGGCCCAAACGCGTCTCGGACATTCGGGAGGGCGATCTGGTGCGCACATTGGGCGGCGCTCTGCAGCCGGTCGTGAAAGTGGTCAAGCGCAACGTGCCGGCGCTGGGCTCCTTCCAGCCGGTGCGGCTGCGCGCGCCCTATCTGGGTCTCGTGCGCGATGTTCTCGTGGCGCCGCATCAGAGGCTGGTGATCGGCGGCTCGGAGGTGGAATACATCTTCGGGCATGAAACCGTTCTGATCCCCGCCGATGCGCTGGCAAACGGGTTTACCGGCCTGCGCGATACGAAACGCAGCTTCGTGCAATATTACCAATTGGTCCTGCCGCGCCATGACGCGCTGATGATCGCGGGCGCCGCGTTCGAAAGCCTGTATCTCGGGCGGTTGAGACGCAAGCGCGATATGGTCCCGGCGACGCTTCTGGCCGACATGGACCCGCGCGTATTCCCCGAACATGTGCGCGCGGGCTATCAGGTCCTGCGCCCCTTCGAGGCTGTGACGCTGGCCGAAGCGCGGGCCGCCTGAGGCCTGATCCTATGCTCGGGTCGACGCGGTGGCGCGCCGTCAGCCCGGATGCGTCGGTTTGTCGAAATAGGGCGTGATCTGGGCCACGACGACGGAGTTTTCCTCAAGCGCGCGGGCCATCAATGCTCGCTCCTCCGCCTCGATCTCGTGCCCGGCAGCGAGGCGCTCTTCCTCGGTGCCGTAGCCCGTGACATCGAGCGGGGCCATATCCGCCTGCTTGAGGATCGCCACCGTCTCGCGCACGGCCTCCGCCTCGTCCACGCCGGACGCATAGCACATGAGTGCAGCACCGGTCGCGCCGTCGGGCAGCCCGTCACCGGATTTGCGGCCCAGTTCCACGACCAGCGTGTAGACCTTCTGTTTCGATTTGGGCTTGGCGTCGGGCTTTGTCATGGCGTCGTGCTTGCCGGTCCCGGTGGCGCCTTGTCAACACCATGCGTCACGCCCGTACCGCTGCCTAACGCCGGATTGCGCGCCAGCCGCCGATCAGGATGCAGGCCCCGATCAAGCCGACGACCAACTGCGACACCCACCATCCCGATGCCATGATGCCGAGGATGCCGAGAAGCCAATTGGCGACGATCGCGCCGACGATGCCGAGGATGATGTTCAGGAAGGGGCCGGTGTCGGCCTTCATGATCATGCTCGCAAACCAGCCCGCGAGACCACCCACGATGATCGATCCGAAAAATCCTAGTCCCATGTCTTATCTCCTTTTCCACAAAGCGCTGCGGTTTCCACGGCGCCGTTTCAGCCGAATAGTTCCGTGACCAGTGCGGTCGCGTAAATGGCCATCATCAGGACGCTTTCGATGCCGATCCGGCCCGGTCCCTCGCGTTGACGCAGGATCAGCCCGGCCAGCAGCACGGACGTCATCAGCAGGCCCGTGGCCAGCCAATAGGCATCGTTTGTGCCGATGGCGTGATAGAGCGAGCCGTCGCGATAGGCGACATCGCCCGCCACGAGGAAGAGCGTGTCGAAGGTGTTCCCGCCGATGATGCCGCCGACCGCCAGTTGCAGCGCGCCCCGGCGCACGGCCACCAATGTCGTGACGAATTCCGGAAGCGACGTGACCACGGCCGTGACAACAGCGCCCACCAGCGACGAGGACAGCCCGAAACGGGAAATGAAGACGCCCCCGGCCTGGCTTATGACCCAGCCGCCCATGCCCATGACGACCACAAGACCCATGAATTGCAGCGCGGGGCCGCGGGCGGATCGTTGTGCCTCGTCTCCGTCTTCCGGCGCATCGTCGCGCGTATCCGAGGTGCGCACCGGACGCCACATCGGATCCTCGCGCACGGAGGTCGCGAGCTTCACACCGGCCAAATAGACCAGAAACAGCAGGACAGAGGCGGGATGCACGCCGAGATAGGACAATTCCGGCCCGGATAGCGCGCAAAGCGGGATGCTCAGCAGGATGATCAGCATCACCGCCTGAAAGAGGTTCGCAGGCTCCGCCGCGGCATGTTCGAGATTGGCGCGTTTATGCAGCAGGTCGGCGATGGCCAAAAACAGCGTCTGCGCGGCGATGCCGCCCACCGCGTTCGAGAAGGCGTAGCTCGCATCCCCCGACGCCGCGGCGTTCACCGATACGACGACACCGGCAAGCGAGGTTGCCGCCCCGAGGATCAGGCCGCCCGCCATCGCCTCTCCCATCTGGGTGCGGTCGGCGATGATGTCGGCAAGCTGCGTGGCCTTGATCGACGCCACCACGACCGCGCTCGCAGCCAGGGCGAACACGGCGAAGAGGAACGGCGAAGAAAGGCTCGCTATCATGAAAAAGGCCCGGCGGTGTCACTCGGAACAACCACCGGGCCGCATTTTTGTTTCCGGCAAGGTCGAAATCAGTCGCGCAGGAGCTCGTTGATCCCGACCTTGGAGCGGGTCTGTTCATCGACGCGCTTCACGATCACCGCGCAGTAGAGGTTCACGCCGTTCTTCGACGGCATGGAACCCGAGACGACCACCGAATAGGGCGGCACTTCGCCATAGGTGAACTCGCCCGTCTCTCGGTCGACGATCTTGGTGGACTTGCCGATATAGACGCCCATGCCGAGAACTGCGCCTTCGCGGACGATGCAGCCCTCGACGACTTCGGAGCGGGCACCGATGAAGCAATTGTCCTCGATGATGGTGGGGCCTGCCTGCATCGGCTCCAGCACGCCGCCGATGCCGACGCCGCCCGAGAGGTGCACGTTCTTGCCGATCTGTGCGCAGGAGCCGACCGTGGCCCAGGTGTCGACCATGGTGCCCTCGTCCACATAAGCGCCGAGGTTCACGAAGGACGGCATCAGCACGACGCCCGGCGCGATATAGGCGGATTTGCGGACGATGCAGTTGGGCACAGCGCGGAAGCCTGCCTCTTTCCAGTCCTTCTTCTTCCAGCCCTCGAACTTGCTGTCGACCTTGTCCCACCAGGTGCCGCCCTGCGGGCCGCCCGAATGCTTTTCCATGTCCTTGATACGAAAGCCCAGGAGCACGGCCTTCTTGGCCCATTGGTTGACGTGCCAGTCGCCGCTGTCCTGCCGTTCGGCGACGCGCAGCTTGCCCGAATCGAGCGCGTCGAGCGTCTCCTCGATGGCATTGCGGGTCTCGCCCTTGGTATCGGGGGTGATGTCGGCGCGCGCCTCCCAGGCGCTTTCGATGGCAGCTTCGAGCTGGACGATATCCATGGACCTTGAATCCTTCGCTGTCGTTTTGGTTTGCGCCCTCTTAGCGCGCGACTTGCCGCAAGGAAAGCCGCTCTGCAGGTGCTGGCGGGCGCCGCCGATCCGGGCTAGGTCTGCCCGGCACATCATGACCGGAGGCCCGATGAAGGATAATCGCAAAAGCCAGTTCCGCGACGCGGGCCGGGATCGCAAGACAGCGGCCGAGGTGCCGGAGACGCCGCAGACGCAATCCGCGTCCTACCGGCTGGCCTTCACCGATGAAGAATTCATGTGTCGCCCCGAGCTTCGGCCCGTGCGGCTGCAGCTGGAACTTCTGAAAACCGAGATGCTGCTTGATGAGGCCGGGATCGAGACCACGGTCGTGATGTTCGGCGGCGCGCGCATCCCCGCGCCCGAGCGCCGCGACAAGGCCCGGACCGAAACGCTGGCCGAGCTGTCGCGCTACTACGACGAGGCGCGCAAGTTCGCCCGCGTGCTGACCGAGCAATCGCTCAAGGCCTATGGCGGCAGCGATGTCGTCGTCACAGGCGGTGGTCCCGGCGTGATGGAGGCGGGCAATCGCGGTGCCGAGGAGGCGGGCGGTCGATCTGTCGGGCTCAATATCGTGTTGCCGCATGAGCAGGCGCCGAACCCCTACGTGACGCCGGATCTGGCCTTCAACTTCCATTACTTCGCGATCCGGAAGATGCATTTCCTGATGCGCGCGCGGGCCATTTGCGTGTTCCCCGGCGGCTTCGGCACGCTCGATGAGCTCTTCGAGGCGCTGACCCTCATCCAGACCGGCCGGATGAACCGCGTGCCGGTCCTGCTTTTCGGTGAGGCCTTCTGGCGCTCCATCGTGAACTGGGAGGCGCTGGCCGATGCCGGGACGATCGGCGCGGAGGATCTCGAGCTCTTCCGTTTCGTGGAGACGGCGGACGAGGCGCTCGAGGAAATCGCCAAATGGCCGGTGGAGCCTGCCCGGGACCGGCTCCCGCCGCGCTGACGGCCAGGGCCTTATCGCGGAACCGCGACCGCGTTGCGCCCCTTTCCCCTCCATGCAGGCTGCGTTAGATAGCGCGGCAACCAGAGAGCCCGGGCGCGATGATCCTGCCCGGCCAACAGCACAGGAGCCGATCACATGGGCTACAAAGTTGCCGTCGTTGGTGCCACCGGAAACGTGGGCCGCGAAATGCTGAACATTCTCTCCGAGCGGGAGTTCCCCGTCGACGAACTGGCCGCGCTGGCCTCGCGCCGGTCGCTCGGCACCGAGGTGAGCTTCGGCGATCAGACCCACAAGACGCAGGACCTCGACACGTTCGATTTCACCGGCTGGGATATCGCGCTTTTCGCCATCGGCTCGGACGCGACGAAGAAATATGCGCCCAAGGCGGCCAAGGCGGGCTGCGTCGTGATCGATAACTCCTCGCTTTACCGCTACGACCCGGACGTGCCGCTGGTGGTGCCGGAAGTGAACCCCGAAGCGGTCGAGGGCTATTCCAAGAAGAACATCATCGCGAACCCCAACTGCTCGACCGCGCAGATGGTCGTCGCACTGAAGCCCCTGCACGACCGTGCCAAGATCAAGCGCGTCGTGGTGTCGACCTACCAGTCGGTCTCGGGCTCCGGCAAGGAGGCGATGGACGAGCTGTGGGACCAGACCAAGGCGGTCTACAATCCCACGGATGACGTGAAGCCGAAGGTCTATCCCAAGCAGATCGCCTTCAACGTGATCCCGCATATCGACGTCTTCCTCGAGGATGGCTCCACCAAGGAAGAGTGGAAGATGGTCGCCGAGACGAAGAAGATCGTCGACGGCTCGATCAAGGTCACCGCGACCTGCGTGCGCGTTCCGGTCTTTGTGGGCCACGCGGAATCGATCAATATCGAGACCGAAGAGTTCCTCGATGAGGACGAGGCGCGCGACATCCTGCGCGAGGCGCCGGGCATCATGGTGATCGACAAGCGCGAGGACGGCGGCTACGTCACGCCGGTCGAATGCGTGGGCGATTACGCCACCTTCATCAGCCGCATCCGTCAGGATTCGACGATCGACAACGGACTGAACCTGTGGTGCGTGTCGGACAACCTGCGCAAGGGGGCGGCGCTCAATGCCGTTCAGATCGCGGAGACCTTGGGCAACCGGGTGCTGAAGAAGGGCTAATCGTCCTCGATCACCTGAAAGTCGTCATCATCGCCGTCGTCCCGGGCCTGGGGCGGCGGCGTTGTCGTTTCTAGGAGGCGGGTCACCAGGTGATGGTGGCTGTGCCCGGGAAAGGGCGCGCCGTAGCGACGCAGGAGGGCACCGTAGGAATGGCCAAGCTCGGATGCCTTGCACAGGCGCAGGCCCTCTGGATGGGAATGCAGCGCCAGCCCGCCCCCTGCCTCGTGCAGGGCATAGCCCTTGGCCCTGAGCCGCGCGATGAGGTCGCCCCAGTCTTGAGCTGCCGCGAAATCCTGAGCGAGGAGGACCCGCAAGGGGCCGAGGAGCTGCTCATCCGCCCGATTGGGCGTCTTCGCGGGATAAGCCCTGCGCTTCAGATCAGCGGCGAGCGCAGAGCGGATCAGATCACCCGGAGACATGTCGGCCGCTTTCGCGGCCTGTAGCGTCGCCCGGCGCAGATCCGGTGGCAGAAAGAGATCCATGCGTTCCATCCCCGCAGGCTACGCCCGCCGATGTTAACGGATGGTAACCATAGAACCACATTCTGAAGAAAAGGTCCGCCTCGGCCCTAATTTCACCCCGAATCGCGTCTACGCTCACCGAGAAGCAAAACAGCAAGGCAGACCATGCGATGGCACAGGACATCCCGCAGACCAGCAAGGCGCTCCCCGGCCGCCTCGATTGCGAAACCGCCGCATTGTTCCGCGGCTTTCTCCGCCCGATTTTCGAACACGCTCAAAGCTGGGCGGATCTCGTCACCAAGCTCACCGCGCGGGGCTATGATCTGTCTTTCCATGAAGGGCGGCTGGTGATCTCGTCGCGCGATGACGGGCGGCCGCTCTGCACCGGGCGCGATCTGGGCGAGCCGCTCTCCGCGCTTGCCGTGCGGTTCGGTCGGCCGCAGCTCAAGATCGGGCGCGACGGACGGTCCGGCTGGCTGGCCTAAGCAGGGCTGAGCAAGTCTGTCAGACGGCGGTATAAATCCCGTTCGCGGGATCGAACTGCTCTAGGCTGCCTTCCGCGATATCGGTCCAGAGGCCGTGCAGGGACAGCCCGCCCGCCTCGACCGCTTCCTTGACGAAGGGGAAGGTCATCAGGTTGTCGAGCGAGACGAGCACCGCCTCTTTCTCCAGTGCCCGCGCCGCCTCCGTTTCATCGACGCCGCGCGCCTTCACCCGCTCATAGCCGGGCCGCAGAATATCCATCCAGCGCCCGACGAAGCTCGTCTTCTCCTCGAGCGCAGGGGCCCGGCCGCTGCACATGTCAAGACAGCCCTGCACGCCGCCGCAGCTGGAATGTCCAAGCACGATCAGGTGCGAGACACGCAAGGCGGTCACCGCGTATTCGACGGCCGCAGATGTGCCGTGCTGGTTGCCGTCGGGCTCGTAGGGCGGCACCAGGTTCGCGATATTGCGGTGAATGAAGAATTCACCCTGATCCGCACCGAAGATCGAGGTGACATGCACCCGGCTGTCGCAGCACGAAATCACCATTGCGCGCGGGCGCTGCCCCTCGACCGCGAGCCTGCGATACCATGCGCTGTTGTCTGCATAAGCCGTGGCCTTCCAGCCGTGATAGCGTGTCACGAGGTAACTCGGCAGGGGGCGGACGAATTTCATACGGCTCTCCGGGGTCTTCCTGTCTTCCCGGATAAGCGTCATTTGCATGAAATTCGAGAGAAAAGGCATTTGGCTGGAAACGTTTTCTGAAGCCCTTCGTGGCAAAGTCTCCCTTGGGTATACGGGGTATTTGGACGAAGGGAGCCAGGTCATGGCACCGATAAAGATGCTCGCGCCGCACGAACCGGCGCGACTGGATATAGACACGCTTTCCGATCTCTATGGCGATATGGGCCCCTCGGCGGCTGAGGAAGCGGTCTGCCGCGCGATGGAGGAGCTGGCCTTGCGTCTGGCCGAGGCGGAGCGCGCTTTTCGAAGCGACGATTGGCCAGAGATGGGCAATGTCTTGCGCCGCGTGATCGCCATCGCACGCCAGATCGGCATGGTGGGCCTCGTGCGGGTCGCGCGCGATTGCCGGGCCTGCCTCGAGGTCGGTGACAGCGTTGCGTTGGCCGCCACGCTCGCGCGGCTTCTGCGCACCGGCGAACGGTCGCTTCTGGCCCTTTGGGATCGTCAGGACCTGACCCTGTAGCGGGCTCCCCTGCGGTCCCCCGGGGCGGTCATGGCGCCGTCGGGCAAACTGACCCTTGTAGCGCGGGCCGCATGGATTAGGCTCCCGCGGAACAGGCCCCATGCCAGAGGACACCATGACGCTCCGCTTTGCATCCGCCACAGACGGCGCACTCGATCTTCATGTGCTCGAACAGGGTCAGGTTGCCCAATGGCTGGAGGGGCAGGAGCCCCGTGTCGCGGCCTGGGTCGAGGCCAGCGGCTTCGAAGGCGCCATTGGCGAAGCGGTTTTGATACCGGGCCCGGATGGGGCGCCGGTCGCCGCGCTGGCAGGCTATGGCACGCCCGCTTCCCGCGCGCGCAGCCATTTCGCATTGGCCGCCGCCGCTCCCCGTTTCAAGGGGCATGTCCTGCGGGTCGCGGATGGGCTGCCCGCAGACGACGCGGAACGCGAAGCGCTGGGCTGGCTTCTGAGCGGATATGGCTTCTCGCGCTACCGCGATCAGACGCCGAAGATCGGGGAACTCGTGGCGCCGGATGGGATCGATGCGGGCCGCGTCGAAGCGCTGGCCGCAGCAGAAGCGCTGACCCGCGACCTGATCAACACGCCCGCAGCCGATATGGGGCCGGAAGCGCTGGAAGCGGCCGTCAGGGATCTTGCCCGCGATCACGACGCGCATGTGGATGTCATCGCAGGGCAGGGCCTGCTCGAGCACAATTTTCCCATGATCCATGCCGTGGGTCGTGCCGCGAAAGATGACCCGAGGCTGATCGACATGCTCTGGGGATCCGAAGGGCCGCGGCTGACCCTTGTCGGCAAGGGCGTATGTTTCGACACGGGCGGGCTGAACCTCAAACCCGGCGCCTCGATGGGCTTGATGAAAAAGGACATGGGCGGTGCGGCAACCGTGCTCGGCCTCGCCAAGGCGATCATGGAGCTGGACCTCAAGCTGCAGCTGCGCGTCCTTGTTCCGGCGGTCGAAAATTCCGTCGCAGGCGACAGCTTCCGCCCGCAGGACATCCTGACATCGCGCAAGGGCCTGACGGTGGAGATCAACAATACCGATGCCGAGGGGCGGCTTGTTCTGGCCGATGCGCTGGCGCTTGCCGATGAGACGACGCCGGATCTGATCCTGTCCATGGCGACGCTGACCGGGGCGGCCCGTGTGGCCGTGGGCCCCGATATCGCGCCGTTCTTCGCCACAGATGACCGGATTGCGCAGGCGCTGGAGGCAGCAGCACCCGGCGCGGCCGACCCGGTATGGCGCCTGCCTTACCACGCCCCTTACGAGACGATGATCGAACCGGGCATTGCCGATCTCGACAATGCGCCGAAGGGCGGGTTTGCCGGGGCGATCACGGCCGCGCTCTTC
Proteins encoded in this window:
- a CDS encoding Hint domain-containing protein, with product MVRARELPIDEGASATEMAQTIFADDVTIVGASYSGDSDGSGVYSNGDALMPGVAPGDTGVILSTGDVDDVTNSRGSSNQRTNTSTNTSGENNNPDFNAAAGAATYDAAYLDVDLIPEGDYLTFDFVFLSEEFPEYETGIYQDFVGVWINGELVPLSIGDGDIDPNNLNSQSNANLYIDNTSDQYNTEMDGFTVTMSVVIPVEAGEVNSLRIGIADVSDSNYDSTIMIAAGSGTTKLVAFDDVVQLEPGGSRTFDVLANDIDSTNGALFVTHINGIAVSAGDSVTLTTGQVITLNADGTLSAVGDTDEETVNFTYQIENSAGDSDTGFITINQVPCFVAGTVIDTENGPRLVEDLKPGDMIRTADEGYQPLRWIGQRQVEATGKHAPIEIAANTFGAHLRLQVSPLHRILVEDARAELMFGEAAVLVSAKYLVNGDTVFPVEGGSVTYVHLLFDRHQIVFGNGLPSESFLPGSMITSIFEQEVLEEICALFPDLDPRTGNGYGEAARRILRNYEASALFERAA
- a CDS encoding Hint domain-containing protein; this encodes MSWIALSGRDIEWTCEDTFGATPADRHALLTRGSMVIETRLSPYGRPQTLLGYERRHPWSGRISLQAVPGGGVVVVLNQGTSHFHTVIPPESGARTETLRLTLSWDAPARWGRLVVERPESSGFRMIETPPPPPLMLEDIFTMIHRPQLCERDADVVFFAVSNKIEPVGPQPTLAANSRITTETGPKRVSDIREGDLVRTLGGALQPVVKVVKRNVPALGSFQPVRLRAPYLGLVRDVLVAPHQRLVIGGSEVEYIFGHETVLIPADALANGFTGLRDTKRSFVQYYQLVLPRHDALMIAGAAFESLYLGRLRRKRDMVPATLLADMDPRVFPEHVRAGYQVLRPFEAVTLAEARAA
- a CDS encoding GlsB/YeaQ/YmgE family stress response membrane protein; its protein translation is MGLGFFGSIIVGGLAGWFASMIMKADTGPFLNIILGIVGAIVANWLLGILGIMASGWWVSQLVVGLIGACILIGGWRAIRR
- a CDS encoding sodium:calcium antiporter, translated to MIASLSSPFLFAVFALAASAVVVASIKATQLADIIADRTQMGEAMAGGLILGAATSLAGVVVSVNAAASGDASYAFSNAVGGIAAQTLFLAIADLLHKRANLEHAAAEPANLFQAVMLIILLSIPLCALSGPELSYLGVHPASVLLFLVYLAGVKLATSVREDPMWRPVRTSDTRDDAPEDGDEAQRSARGPALQFMGLVVVMGMGGWVISQAGGVFISRFGLSSSLVGAVVTAVVTSLPEFVTTLVAVRRGALQLAVGGIIGGNTFDTLFLVAGDVAYRDGSLYHAIGTNDAYWLATGLLMTSVLLAGLILRQREGPGRIGIESVLMMAIYATALVTELFG
- the dapD gene encoding 2,3,4,5-tetrahydropyridine-2,6-dicarboxylate N-succinyltransferase, coding for MDIVQLEAAIESAWEARADITPDTKGETRNAIEETLDALDSGKLRVAERQDSGDWHVNQWAKKAVLLGFRIKDMEKHSGGPQGGTWWDKVDSKFEGWKKKDWKEAGFRAVPNCIVRKSAYIAPGVVLMPSFVNLGAYVDEGTMVDTWATVGSCAQIGKNVHLSGGVGIGGVLEPMQAGPTIIEDNCFIGARSEVVEGCIVREGAVLGMGVYIGKSTKIVDRETGEFTYGEVPPYSVVVSGSMPSKNGVNLYCAVIVKRVDEQTRSKVGINELLRD
- a CDS encoding TIGR00730 family Rossman fold protein, whose amino-acid sequence is MKDNRKSQFRDAGRDRKTAAEVPETPQTQSASYRLAFTDEEFMCRPELRPVRLQLELLKTEMLLDEAGIETTVVMFGGARIPAPERRDKARTETLAELSRYYDEARKFARVLTEQSLKAYGGSDVVVTGGGPGVMEAGNRGAEEAGGRSVGLNIVLPHEQAPNPYVTPDLAFNFHYFAIRKMHFLMRARAICVFPGGFGTLDELFEALTLIQTGRMNRVPVLLFGEAFWRSIVNWEALADAGTIGAEDLELFRFVETADEALEEIAKWPVEPARDRLPPR
- a CDS encoding aspartate-semialdehyde dehydrogenase; translation: MGYKVAVVGATGNVGREMLNILSEREFPVDELAALASRRSLGTEVSFGDQTHKTQDLDTFDFTGWDIALFAIGSDATKKYAPKAAKAGCVVIDNSSLYRYDPDVPLVVPEVNPEAVEGYSKKNIIANPNCSTAQMVVALKPLHDRAKIKRVVVSTYQSVSGSGKEAMDELWDQTKAVYNPTDDVKPKVYPKQIAFNVIPHIDVFLEDGSTKEEWKMVAETKKIVDGSIKVTATCVRVPVFVGHAESINIETEEFLDEDEARDILREAPGIMVIDKREDGGYVTPVECVGDYATFISRIRQDSTIDNGLNLWCVSDNLRKGAALNAVQIAETLGNRVLKKG
- a CDS encoding carbonic anhydrase, which encodes MKFVRPLPSYLVTRYHGWKATAYADNSAWYRRLAVEGQRPRAMVISCCDSRVHVTSIFGADQGEFFIHRNIANLVPPYEPDGNQHGTSAAVEYAVTALRVSHLIVLGHSSCGGVQGCLDMCSGRAPALEEKTSFVGRWMDILRPGYERVKARGVDETEAARALEKEAVLVSLDNLMTFPFVKEAVEAGGLSLHGLWTDIAEGSLEQFDPANGIYTAV
- a CDS encoding M17 family metallopeptidase; translation: MTLRFASATDGALDLHVLEQGQVAQWLEGQEPRVAAWVEASGFEGAIGEAVLIPGPDGAPVAALAGYGTPASRARSHFALAAAAPRFKGHVLRVADGLPADDAEREALGWLLSGYGFSRYRDQTPKIGELVAPDGIDAGRVEALAAAEALTRDLINTPAADMGPEALEAAVRDLARDHDAHVDVIAGQGLLEHNFPMIHAVGRAAKDDPRLIDMLWGSEGPRLTLVGKGVCFDTGGLNLKPGASMGLMKKDMGGAATVLGLAKAIMELDLKLQLRVLVPAVENSVAGDSFRPQDILTSRKGLTVEINNTDAEGRLVLADALALADETTPDLILSMATLTGAARVAVGPDIAPFFATDDRIAQALEAAAPGAADPVWRLPYHAPYETMIEPGIADLDNAPKGGFAGAITAALFLRRFVTDTPRYAHFDIYGWQPQAAPGRSKGGVGQGARAILAALPELLDL